Within Desulfobacter sp., the genomic segment CATCAAGCCGAATTCCATATCCCCTTCCCTGAACACAATGACTTCGTGAACTTCCCGCTGGGGTAAAGGGGCCACATTGACCATTCCTGACAGCTCGTACAGGGGCAGGGAGCCGCCGCGATACTGGGTCACTTTCCGGTTGCCGACCACCTCTATTGCCGTGGTGCGGACCCGTTCGATGCGGGCCACACTGTCAAAGGGCACGGCAAAGTATTCGGACTCACCGTTCTTAAAGACAACCACAGCGTTTTTTCCCGAAACCGCCTCATTCTTACCGCTTGTGCTGTCCCCTTCCCTTCGCAGGGCCAGCCCGCCCATCTGGGCCAGATTCAGGATATCCAGGATAAGCGCCACATTGCCGTCCCCCATGATGGTGGCGCCGGCCCAGGCCCGGTAATGCTTAAGATGGCGCCCCAGGGGCTTGACCACAATCTCCTCTGCATCATGGAGCGTGTCGATGACCAGGCCGTACCGATAACTGCCGGCAAAGACCACGGCAATGTTCAGGGCACTGGAGGGGTGCCGCCGCCTGTCCCGGGCGCCCCTTTCCGTGAATTCCTGTGCGTCTTCCGGGCCGGAGACAAAGGGCTCTCCCTCCTCAGGCCGTTTTAGGGACCGCCGGTCCGCAATATTCCGGCGCCGCTCCCTCCTGGGGTCCCCGGTCCCCGGATCAATATAGTACCTGGGGATACCCAGCATCTCGGACAGGTTCAACACCGGCAGCAGTTCTCCCCGGAGCCGGACCACATCCGCAGCTCCCACTTTTTCGATTCTCTCTTTGACCTGATTCGCAGGAATCCGGATTAATTCCTCCAGATTGGCCTGGGGGATGGCATATTTTTCCCTACCCACCGAGGCAATCTGGCTGGGGATAATGGCAAGGGTCAAGGGCAGTTTCACCCTGATTTCACTGCCCACACCGGACCGGGAGTCTGTTTCAATTCTGCCGCCGATGCTTTCGATCTCCGCCTCTGCCGCTTCCGGCAGAGGCTGGGAAAATCGCCCGCAACCGTCATCGGCAAGGCTAACAACAA encodes:
- a CDS encoding chemotaxis protein CheW; protein product: MDTGKTSDTGMLPVKVELLNTLMDLAGELVLGRNQMLQGIGRQDMKSIEAAGHRIDMITSEFQEVVMKTRMQSVAGLFRGLKNRAVETAAALDMSVEVSTRGEEVELDTAILDGIRIPLEALTEYCIRFLLDSADQRAEAGKPSSPGLVLKASNEAGQIVVSLADDGCGRFSQPLPEAAEAEIESIGGRIETDSRSGVGSEIRVKLPLTLAIIPSQIASVGREKYAIPQANLEELIRIPANQVKERIEKVGAADVVRLRGELLPVLNLSEMLGIPRYYIDPGTGDPRRERRRNIADRRSLKRPEEGEPFVSGPEDAQEFTERGARDRRRHPSSALNIAVVFAGSYRYGLVIDTLHDAEEIVVKPLGRHLKHYRAWAGATIMGDGNVALILDILNLAQMGGLALRREGDSTSGKNEAVSGKNAVVVFKNGESEYFAVPFDSVARIERVRTTAIEVVGNRKVTQYRGGSLPLYELSGMVNVAPLPQREVHEVIVFREGDMEFGLMATPPVDTVETELVLDEGALKQKGVKGTVIINGRTTLLIDVKVMAGYFLPKLE